A stretch of Buteo buteo chromosome 9, bButBut1.hap1.1, whole genome shotgun sequence DNA encodes these proteins:
- the VPS25 gene encoding vacuolar protein-sorting-associated protein 25 isoform X1, whose translation MSFAWPWQYSFPPFFTLQPNGETRQKQLSAWCALALAYSQRHRLPAMTVREAQDSPLFANRRLQRILWGPGAPPCPRLPPPPLPSLPPAVGERLLNPRPGKLPLESIQVVLEELRKNGNLEWLDKNKTSFLIMWRRPEEWGKLIYQWVSKNGLTNSVFTLYELASGDDTENEEFHGLDETMLLRALQALQQEHKAEIITLDDGRGVKFF comes from the exons ATGAGCTTCGCGTGGCCCTGGCAGTACAGCTTCCCGCCGTTCTTCAC GCTGCAGCCCAACGGGGAGACGCGGCAGAAGCAGCTCTCGGCCTGGTGCGCGCTGGCGCTCGCCTACAGCCAGCGGCACCGGCTGCCCGCCATGACGGTGCGGGAGGCCCAGGACAGCCCGCTCTTCGCTAACCGCCGCCTGCAGCGTATCCTTTGGGGGCCCGGTGCCCCCCCGTGCCCCCGCctgccgccccctcccctcccctccctgcctcccgcGGTCGGTGAGCGTCTCCTTAACCCCCGCCCAGGGAAGCTCCCGCTGGAGTCCATCCAGGTGGTGCTGGAGGAGCTCCGCAAGAACG GGAACCTGGAATGGTTAGAtaagaacaaaaccagttttctgATCATGTGGAGGAGACCAGAAGAATGGGGAAAGCTCATCTATCAGTGG GTGTCAAAGAACGGCTTGACTAACTCCGTATTCACGCTGTACGAATTAGCCAGTGGAGATGATACAGAGAATGAAG AGTTCCATGGCTTAGATGAGACTATGCTGCTCCGTGCCCTGCAAGCCTTGCAACAAGAGCACAAGGCTGAAATTATCACGCTGGATGATGGCCGAGGCGTCAAGTTCTTCTGA
- the VPS25 gene encoding vacuolar protein-sorting-associated protein 25 isoform X2 produces MSFAWPWQYSFPPFFTLQPNGETRQKQLSAWCALALAYSQRHRLPAMTVREAQDSPLFANRRLQRKLPLESIQVVLEELRKNGNLEWLDKNKTSFLIMWRRPEEWGKLIYQWVSKNGLTNSVFTLYELASGDDTENEEFHGLDETMLLRALQALQQEHKAEIITLDDGRGVKFF; encoded by the exons ATGAGCTTCGCGTGGCCCTGGCAGTACAGCTTCCCGCCGTTCTTCAC GCTGCAGCCCAACGGGGAGACGCGGCAGAAGCAGCTCTCGGCCTGGTGCGCGCTGGCGCTCGCCTACAGCCAGCGGCACCGGCTGCCCGCCATGACGGTGCGGGAGGCCCAGGACAGCCCGCTCTTCGCTAACCGCCGCCTGCAGC GGAAGCTCCCGCTGGAGTCCATCCAGGTGGTGCTGGAGGAGCTCCGCAAGAACG GGAACCTGGAATGGTTAGAtaagaacaaaaccagttttctgATCATGTGGAGGAGACCAGAAGAATGGGGAAAGCTCATCTATCAGTGG GTGTCAAAGAACGGCTTGACTAACTCCGTATTCACGCTGTACGAATTAGCCAGTGGAGATGATACAGAGAATGAAG AGTTCCATGGCTTAGATGAGACTATGCTGCTCCGTGCCCTGCAAGCCTTGCAACAAGAGCACAAGGCTGAAATTATCACGCTGGATGATGGCCGAGGCGTCAAGTTCTTCTGA